One stretch of Miscanthus floridulus cultivar M001 chromosome 18, ASM1932011v1, whole genome shotgun sequence DNA includes these proteins:
- the LOC136522489 gene encoding beta-D-xylosidase 3-like, which yields MAASPSHLLVVLAVLLLCSTAIPMASSSTTTTVNVTSFGKAYTKVCDADRFAEMGLNMSAFPYCDASLPYADRVRDLIGWMTVEEKVGNLGDISHGAPRVGLPPYKWWSEALHGISSTGPTALFDDLHSKPGNHSGRATVNNATVFANVINSAASFNETLWKSIGQAVSTEARAMYNLGKGGLTYWSPNINVVRDPRWGRALETPGEDPFVAGRYAVNFVRGMQDIPGHDTGSGGDPSTRPIKTSACCKHYAAYDVDDWHNHTRFKFDARVSERDMAETFLRPFEMCVRDGDASSVMCSYNRVNGIPACADARLLSGTIRGDWQLHGYIVSDCDAIRVMTDNATWLNFTGAESSAASLRAGLDLDCAESWIEEKGRPLRDFLSEYSKAAVAQGKLRESDIDSALRNQYMTLMRLGYFDNIPRYASLNETDICTDKHRSLAHDGARQGIVLLKNDGNLLPLDPEKILAVAVHGPHARAPEKVMDGDYTGPPCRYVTPRQGISKHVKISHRANTTIYLGGINLHIEREGNDREDLLLPKNQTEEILHFAMASPNPIILVILSGGGIDVSFAHKHPKIGAILWAGYPGGEGGNAIADVIFGRYNPGGRLPLTWFKNKYIQQIPMTSMEFRPVPEKGYPGRTYKFYDGPEVLYPFGYGLSYTKFLYETSTDGTSVTLPATGGHCKGLSYKPSVATTPSCQAVDVAGHACTETVSFNISVINGGGRGGAHVVLLYTAPPPEVAQAPIKQVAAFRRVFVPATSTATVPFTLNVCKAFGIVERTAYTVVPSGVSKVLVENGDSSSSVSFPVKIDFSL from the exons ATGGCGGCGTCCCCGTcccatctcctcgtcgtcctcgccgTGTTGCTGTTGTGCAGCACCGCCATCCCcatggcctcctcctccaccaccaccaccgtgaaCGTGACCAGCTTCGGCAAGGCGTACACAAAGGTCTGCGACGCGGATCGGTTCGCGGAGATGGGCCTCAACATGTCGGCGTTCCCCTACTGCGACGCGTCGCTGCCGTACGCGGACCGGGTGCGCGACCTCATCGGCTGGATGACGGTGGAGGAGAAGGTCGGCAACCTCGGCGACATATCCCACGGCGCGCCTCGCGTCGGCCTGCCGCCCTACAAGTGGTGGTCCGAGGCGCTGCACGGCATCTCCAGCACCGGCCCGACGGCGCTGTTCGACGACCTCCACAGCAAGCCGGGGAACCACTCCGGCCGCGCCACCGTCAACAACGCCACCGTCTTCGCCAACGTCATCAACAGCGCCGCCTCCTTCAACGAGACGCTCTGGAAGTCCATTGGACAG GCTGTTTCGACGGAGGCACGTGCGATGTACAACCTTGGCAAGGGCGGGCTGACGTACTGGAGCCCCAACATCAACGTGGTGCGCGACCCGCGGTGGGGCCGCGCCCTCGAGACCCCCGGCGAGGACCCCTTCGTCGCCGGCCGCTACGCCGTGAACTTCGTCCGGGGCATGCAGGACATCCCCGGCCACGAcaccggcagcggcggcgaccCGTCCACCCGCCCTATCAAGACCTCCGCCTGCTGCAAGCACTACGCCGCGTACGACGTGGACGACTGGCACAACCACACGCGGTTCAAGTTCGACGCGCGCGTCTCGGAGCGCGACATGGCGGAGACCTTCCTCCGGCCCTTCGAGATGTGCGTCCGCGACGGCGACGCCAGCAGCGTCATGTGCTCCTACAACCGCGTGAACGGCATCCCCGCCTGCGCCGACGCGCGCCTCCTCTCCGGGACCATCCGTGGCGACTGGCAGCTCCACGGCTACATCGTCTCCGACTGCGACGCCATCCGCGTCATGACGGACAACGCCACCTGGCTCAACTTCACCGGCGCCGAGTCCAGCGCTGCCTCGCTCAGGGCGGGGCTCGACCTCGACTGCGCCGAGAGCTGGATCGAGGAGAAGGGCAGGCCGCTCAGGGACTTCCTCAGCGAGTACAGCAAGGCCGCCGTCGCGCAGGGCAAGCTGCGCGAGTCCGACATCGACAGCGCGCTGAGGAACCAGTACATGACGCTCATGAGGCTGGGATACTTCGACAACATCCCGCGGTACGCCTCCCTCAACGAGACGGACATATGCACCGACAAGCACAGGAGCCTCGCCCACGACGGCGCAAGGCAGGGAATAGTGCTCCTCAAGAACGACGGCAACCTTCTTCCTCTGGACCCGGAGAAGATCCTTGCCGTCGCCGTGCACGGACCACACGCCCGGGCACCTGAAAAGGTCATGGACGGCGACTATACAG GACCGCCATGCCGCTACGTCACGCCGCGCCAAGGTATAAGCAAGCACGTGAAGATCTCGCACAGGGCGAATACGACCATCTACTTGGGTGGCATAAACCTTCACATCGAGAGGGAGGGAAACGACAGGGAGGATCTTCTCCTACCCAAGAACCAAACAGAGGAGATCCTACACTTCGCCATGGCCTCACCGAACCCGATCATCCTGGTCATCCTGTCGGGAGGCGGCATCGACGTCTCCTTCGCGCACAAGCACCCCAAGATCGGTGCCATCCTTTGGGCTGGGTACCCTGGCGGTGAAGGCGGCAACGCCATTGCTGATGTCATCTTTGGAAGATATAACCCAG GTGGAAGGCTGCCACTGACAtggttcaagaacaagtacatcCAGCAGATCCCCATGACGTCCATGGAGTTCCGGCCAGTGCCGGAGAAGGGGTACCCCGGCAGGACGTACAAGTTCTACGATGGCCCGGAGGTGCTGTACCCCTTCGGCTACGGCCTCAGCTACACCAAGTTCCTCTACGAGACGAGCACCGACGGCACCTCCGTCACGCTCCCGGCCACCGGAGGCCACTGCAAGGGGCTCAGCTACAAGCCCAGCGTGGCTACCACCCCATCCTGCCAGGCCGTCGACGTTGCCGGACACGCCTGCACAGAGACCGTCAGCTTCAACATTAGCGTGATCAACGGCGGCGGGAGGGGCGGCGCCCACGTCGTGCTGTTGTacacggcgccgccgccggaggtGGCCCAGGCGCCGATCAAGCAGGTGGCGGCGTTCCGGAGGGTGTTCGTGCCGGCCACAAGCACCGCGACCGTGCCCTTCACGCTCAACGTGTGCAAGGCGTTCGGCATCGTGGAGAGGACTGCGTACACCGTCGTGCCCTCCGGCGTAAGCAAGGTGCTGGTCGAGAACGGCGACTCGTCGTCGTCGGTGTCGTTCCCAGTCAAGATCGACTTCTCCCTGTAG